One part of the Hydra vulgaris chromosome 01, alternate assembly HydraT2T_AEP genome encodes these proteins:
- the LOC136074283 gene encoding histone-lysine N-methyltransferase SETMAR-like, which translates to MATQPTIIRSCLLYEFKLGRNATQAAKNICTAFGEGTVSERTAQKWFQRFSSGDESIEELPRSGRPLLVDEDELKDAVESDSSQTCQELAVRFAVSVETIRLHLHAIGKAWKLSRWVPHKFSIDNKKQRLTICTSLLSRHNVEPFLDRLMTCDEKWIVYNNTKRCYHWLSPDDPIPKTPKPNLHKRKVLLCIWWTTAGVVHYELLPTGQTITGLVYSAQLQRVHDLLLVKQPALVHRRGVLLLHDNARPHTTRVTQDKLQSLGWESLPHPPYSPDLSPTDFHFFLSLGNHLKGQQFRDQDAVEMELKAFIDSKDREFFRIGKNKLVLRWEKVLDANGDYFDE; encoded by the coding sequence ATGGCAACCCAACCAACGATTATTCGATCTTGCTTACTTTACGAGTTCAAACTTGGAAGGAATGCAACACAAGCGGCCAAAAACATCTGCACAGCATTTGGAGAAGGTACAGTAAGTGAACGCACAGCACAGAAGTGGTTTCAGAGATTCTCTTCGGGAGATGAGTCCATCGAAGAACTGCCGCGTTCTGGACGCCCATTGTTGGTTGATGAGGATGAACTGAAGGACGCTGTCGAGTCTGACTCCAGCCAAACTTGCCAAGAACTTGCAGTGAGGTTTGCTGTGAGTGTTGAAACTATCCGCCTGCATCTGCATGCGATTGGGAAAGCGTGGAAGCTGAGTCGGTGGGTTCCGCACAAATTCTCGATCGACAACAAGAAGCAACGGCTTACGATCTGCACATCACTCTTATCACGCCACAATGTTGAGCCTTTTCTTGATCGTTTAATGACATGCGACGAAAAATGGATTGTGTACAACAATACCAAGCGTTGCTACCATTGGTTGTCCCCCGATGACCCCATCCCAAAGACACCTAAGCCCAATCTCCACAAGCGGAAGGTTTTGCTCTGCATTTGGTGGACTACAGCTGGTGTGGTGCATTACGAGCTGCTCCCAACAGGCCAAACCATTACTGGACTGGTCTACTCAGCACAGCTGCAACGAGTTCACGACCTGTTGCTTGTAAAGCAGCCTGCACTGGTGCACAGGAGAGGAGTTCTACTTCTCCACGACAACGCGAGACCGCACACCACTCGCGTGACTCAGGACAAGCTCCAAAGCCTTGGTTGGGAGAGTTTGCCTCATCCACCATACTCGCCAGACCTCTCCCCTACTGATTTCCATTTTTTCCTTTCCCTGGGAAATCATTTAAAAGGACAGCAGTTCCGAGACCAAGACGCGGTTGAAATGGAGTTGAAAGCTTTTATAGACTCAAAGGACCGAGAATTTTTTAGAATTGGAAAAAATAAGCTTGTTTTACGTTGGGAAAAGGTTTTAGATGCTAATGGTGACTATTTTGATGAATAA